A single Clostridium kluyveri DNA region contains:
- a CDS encoding helix-turn-helix domain-containing protein, translating into MFGDRLKELREEKELTQDELGRMLGVSRQSISSYESQDIEPSINNLVKLADIFNVSLDYLLCRTKEKYNLNLKDIEDRDFIVDLAMIIKKHYKKTK; encoded by the coding sequence ATGTTTGGGGATAGGCTAAAAGAATTAAGAGAAGAGAAGGAGCTAACCCAGGATGAATTAGGAAGAATGTTAGGTGTTTCAAGGCAATCTATTTCCAGCTACGAATCACAAGATATTGAACCTAGTATAAACAACTTGGTTAAACTAGCAGACATATTTAATGTAAGTTTAGATTATTTACTCTGCAGGACAAAAGAAAAATATAATTTGAACTTGAAAGACATTGAAGATAGAGACTTTATAGTAGATCTTGCAATGATAATTAAAAAACATTATAAAAAAACAAAGTAA
- a CDS encoding helix-turn-helix domain-containing protein, with amino-acid sequence MFRAIRNKLGITQKQMAERLGISQSYLSKLENTSLYKMNYISIPFIKKTCNEFTMCPIMLFLYFYEGQFYCPFYSKKKK; translated from the coding sequence TTGTTTAGAGCAATAAGAAATAAATTAGGCATTACACAGAAACAAATGGCTGAAAGACTTGGTATAAGCCAAAGTTATTTAAGTAAGCTAGAAAATACTTCCCTTTATAAAATGAATTATATAAGTATTCCCTTTATCAAAAAAACATGTAATGAATTTACAATGTGTCCAATAATGTTGTTTCTTTATTTTTACGAAGGACAATTTTATTGTCCTTTTTATTCAAAAAAGAAAAAATAA
- a CDS encoding helix-turn-helix domain-containing protein has product MYEELYKHLCEETVGNRIEKSRLIKNLSQYQLGKLIGVSHSTIQDYESGMCFPSPAILVKISKVIKRSIEYYYDDYYKFIFSNYSHMIKNWRIKHNLSYWHAGKLTGIDYRAFKNWENGTTVINRVYYEKLKPYLNI; this is encoded by the coding sequence TTGTATGAAGAATTATATAAACATCTTTGTGAGGAAACAGTTGGCAACCGTATAGAAAAAAGTAGATTAATTAAAAACTTATCACAATATCAATTAGGAAAATTGATAGGTGTCAGTCATTCAACTATACAAGATTATGAATCTGGAATGTGCTTTCCCTCCCCTGCTATTCTAGTAAAAATATCTAAAGTTATAAAGAGATCCATAGAATACTATTATGATGATTACTATAAATTTATATTTTCCAACTATAGCCACATGATAAAAAATTGGAGAATCAAACACAATTTATCATATTGGCACGCCGGAAAGTTAACAGGAATCGATTATAGAGCATTTAAAAATTGGGAAAACGGTACTACTGTTATTAATAGGGTTTACTATGAAAAACTAAAACCTTATTTAAATATTTAA
- a CDS encoding recombinase family protein — protein sequence MIAAIYSRKSKFTGKGDSIENQIQMCQEYCTRLYGETMEFIIYEDEGFSGGNTNRPKFQELIKDASNKKFDVLICYRLDRISRNVADFSSTLELLQNYNVSFISIKEQFDTSTPMGKAMIYIASVFAQLERETIAERVRDNMLELAKSGRWLGGQTPLGFKSEEIIYFDQDFKERKMHKLTPVSDEMKTVRLIYDKYLELKSLSQVVKYLNQNFIKTKTGKDVWNKSGIQDILVNPVYVKADKNVILYLSDLGMTVVGNPGGKHGILTYNKKRGKAIYRDVEEWIAAIAKHEGVINAKDWLMVQKLLHENKEKAPRLGKTHNALLTGILKCAKCGSNMKVIHGRNKSGKVFYYKCTLKNSSGNTRCDNANVRTDDIEKILKEKLKEYSLNKGLLRKEVEEYKKELLSTKSYEFKNIDNIKKDIDNKKKQIENLVNQMSLSPVAAKYIIPQIENLNREIEDHQKKLIDVETSTNLISQADLSLEMIFKCLDKMQIIDELEDEEVKLIYNVMLDSVLWDGDTGNLTIKFWGDKKKLLL from the coding sequence ATGATAGCAGCTATATACTCAAGAAAATCAAAATTCACCGGTAAAGGTGATAGCATAGAGAATCAAATACAAATGTGCCAGGAATATTGTACTAGACTTTACGGTGAAACTATGGAATTTATAATATATGAAGATGAAGGATTTAGTGGCGGAAATACAAACAGACCTAAATTTCAGGAATTGATAAAAGATGCGTCAAATAAGAAATTTGACGTCCTAATATGCTATAGATTGGATAGAATTTCTCGTAATGTTGCTGATTTTTCATCTACTTTAGAATTATTGCAAAATTACAATGTAAGTTTTATAAGTATAAAAGAGCAGTTTGATACAAGTACCCCAATGGGAAAGGCCATGATATACATTGCCAGTGTCTTTGCACAGCTAGAAAGAGAAACTATTGCAGAACGTGTAAGAGATAATATGTTGGAGCTTGCCAAAAGTGGTCGTTGGTTAGGCGGACAAACTCCATTAGGGTTTAAATCAGAGGAAATAATCTATTTTGACCAAGATTTTAAAGAGCGAAAAATGCACAAGTTAACTCCTGTCTCTGATGAAATGAAAACCGTAAGACTAATATATGATAAATATTTAGAATTAAAATCTTTAAGCCAAGTTGTTAAGTACCTGAATCAAAACTTTATTAAAACCAAAACCGGTAAGGATGTTTGGAATAAGAGTGGTATTCAAGACATCCTTGTTAATCCGGTTTATGTCAAAGCCGACAAAAATGTTATTCTATATTTAAGCGATCTAGGGATGACTGTAGTGGGAAATCCAGGTGGTAAGCATGGTATTCTAACTTATAATAAGAAACGTGGTAAAGCCATATATAGAGATGTAGAAGAATGGATTGCAGCTATAGCTAAACATGAAGGTGTAATAAATGCCAAAGACTGGTTAATGGTTCAAAAATTATTACACGAAAACAAAGAAAAGGCTCCAAGATTGGGAAAAACCCATAATGCTCTACTTACAGGAATTTTAAAATGTGCTAAATGCGGCAGCAATATGAAAGTTATACATGGTAGAAATAAATCCGGAAAAGTATTTTATTATAAGTGTACGCTAAAAAACTCCAGTGGAAATACTAGATGTGACAATGCTAATGTTAGAACTGACGATATAGAAAAAATTCTAAAAGAAAAGCTAAAAGAATATTCACTTAATAAAGGTTTACTTAGAAAAGAAGTAGAAGAATACAAAAAGGAGCTCCTTAGTACTAAATCCTATGAATTTAAAAATATAGATAATATAAAAAAAGATATAGATAATAAAAAGAAACAAATTGAAAATCTTGTAAACCAAATGTCACTTAGCCCTGTTGCTGCTAAATATATTATTCCACAAATTGAAAACCTTAATAGAGAAATAGAAGATCATCAGAAGAAGTTAATTGACGTTGAGACTTCTACCAATTTAATTTCCCAGGCAGACCTAAGTCTAGAAATGATATTTAAATGTTTAGATAAAATGCAGATAATAGATGAACTAGAAGACGAAGAAGTAAAACTTATATATAATGTAATGCTAGATAGTGTTTTGTGGGATGGAGATACCGGGAACCTCACAATAAAGTTCTGGGGAGATAAAAAAAAATTACTTCTTTAG
- a CDS encoding YhfC family intramembrane metalloprotease — protein MVSNTSIMFLIISLIISVGLPLGLVAYFYKKYKISIKCVFIGVLIFIIFSQILEKALHYFVLTKNPHTIALLKNPWLFMIYGGLAAGIFEEVGRYIGFKFLLKGQREWKDGIAYGIGHGGIEAILIGGVAGIQNIVYSNLINSGTFEKVLSAKLPVSMLTSIKNSLENTPSYMFGFIGIERMLVLPLHIALSLVVLYGIKKGKKIYLLYAIIIHAIVDFPAALYQAGKIKSIFLIEGVVLVVAIISLIFIIKSKVLFDKTSSEKVY, from the coding sequence ATGGTAAGTAATACATCAATTATGTTCTTAATTATATCTCTAATTATTTCAGTTGGGTTACCTTTAGGGTTAGTAGCTTACTTTTATAAAAAGTATAAAATATCAATAAAATGTGTATTTATAGGAGTATTAATATTTATAATATTTTCTCAGATTTTAGAAAAAGCATTACATTATTTTGTACTAACAAAAAACCCTCATACCATAGCATTATTAAAGAATCCATGGCTATTTATGATTTATGGAGGACTTGCAGCAGGGATATTTGAAGAAGTGGGTAGATATATTGGTTTTAAGTTTTTGCTTAAAGGCCAAAGAGAATGGAAAGATGGAATCGCCTATGGTATAGGACATGGTGGAATAGAGGCTATATTAATAGGTGGAGTTGCAGGTATACAGAATATAGTATATTCAAATTTAATAAACTCTGGTACTTTTGAAAAAGTTCTTAGTGCCAAGCTTCCTGTTAGTATGTTAACATCAATAAAAAATAGCTTAGAGAACACTCCATCTTATATGTTTGGGTTTATAGGTATAGAAAGAATGCTGGTACTGCCATTACATATAGCACTATCTCTTGTGGTGTTATATGGAATTAAAAAAGGGAAAAAAATATATCTTTTATATGCTATAATAATCCATGCTATAGTTGATTTTCCTGCTGCTTTGTATCAAGCAGGAAAGATCAAAAGTATATTTTTGATAGAGGGTGTAGTTTTAGTAGTTGCTATTATATCTTTAATTTTCATCATTAAATCAAAGGTTTTATTTGACAAAACTTCTTCTGAAAAGGTGTATTAA
- a CDS encoding helix-turn-helix domain-containing protein: MSINDQNSASSMNVNIGEYIKEIREEKDLSINQLALYSNVSAAHISRIERGLRAPSPDILKKISSALKVSYELLMTLAGYIEGKNINTQLKENMINVEINENLPDKTNDVDNILGKRIKLLRTENGLTQEEFGKPYNLKKSTISQYESGFSKPDDELKKRIVSDFNVSLDWLMGLTDIRNPYSNNINTSSPKSLGKIISEYRQKNNLSLQDFATKADLECEYVDNLEKEKVSRSPSLGDVCKIAQSMNTPEMDLLEQIGYVKPNPESDKILKKCNELLEEYIKSHKDDDENNLRSKGLYTTLLIKKLFEDGLINDDGEIDDSYIELIKASLKTDSKLLNKISDQ; the protein is encoded by the coding sequence ATGAGTATAAATGACCAAAATTCAGCTTCAAGTATGAATGTAAATATCGGTGAGTATATAAAAGAGATTCGCGAAGAAAAAGATTTATCCATAAATCAACTTGCCTTATATTCAAATGTTAGTGCTGCTCACATTTCAAGAATTGAGCGAGGCCTGAGAGCCCCTTCGCCAGATATATTAAAAAAAATTTCATCTGCTCTTAAAGTTTCATATGAATTACTTATGACTTTAGCTGGATATATAGAAGGGAAAAATATAAACACGCAATTAAAAGAAAATATGATTAATGTTGAAATTAATGAAAATTTACCTGATAAAACAAACGATGTGGACAATATTTTAGGAAAAAGAATAAAATTACTGCGAACCGAAAACGGGTTGACTCAAGAGGAATTTGGGAAACCTTACAACTTAAAAAAATCAACAATATCTCAATATGAATCTGGTTTTAGTAAACCAGATGATGAACTAAAAAAAAGAATCGTCAGTGATTTTAATGTATCTTTAGACTGGCTAATGGGACTTACAGATATTCGTAATCCTTACAGTAATAACATTAATACTTCTAGTCCTAAAAGTTTAGGAAAAATCATTTCCGAATACAGACAAAAAAACAATTTATCTTTACAGGATTTTGCCACTAAAGCTGACTTAGAATGTGAGTATGTTGATAACCTTGAAAAAGAAAAGGTTTCAAGATCTCCATCACTCGGAGATGTATGTAAAATTGCTCAATCAATGAACACTCCTGAAATGGATCTATTAGAACAAATAGGATACGTTAAACCCAATCCTGAAAGTGATAAAATATTAAAAAAATGTAATGAACTTTTGGAAGAATACATAAAAAGCCATAAAGATGATGATGAAAATAACCTCAGATCCAAGGGTTTATATACTACCCTCTTAATAAAGAAATTATTTGAAGATGGGCTTATTAATGATGATGGGGAAATAGATGATTCTTACATAGAATTAATAAAGGCATCTTTAAAAACAGATAGCAAACTTTTAAATAAGATTTCAGATCAATAA
- a CDS encoding helix-turn-helix domain-containing protein yields MDNLINLDKLRQYMKENNISKSELAEIIGVNYTTVYRIFKGTRKPGVKFISKLLSSNISLKHDEIFL; encoded by the coding sequence ATGGATAACTTAATTAATTTAGATAAGCTAAGGCAATATATGAAAGAAAACAATATTTCAAAAAGTGAATTGGCTGAAATTATTGGCGTTAACTATACTACTGTTTATAGGATATTCAAAGGCACAAGAAAACCAGGTGTAAAATTTATATCTAAACTACTTAGCAGTAATATATCTTTAAAACATGATGAAATTTTTTTATAG